In the Perca flavescens isolate YP-PL-M2 chromosome 10, PFLA_1.0, whole genome shotgun sequence genome, TTGTCGGTGGAAACCCTGGattattcattatataaaaTAGCATCTCCTTTATCTTTTTCGTCAATCAGTAAAATGTATCTAAACTAGGGCACGATATGatgaaaatatctaattgcgatttgtTTTCACAGATATTGCAATATGATTTACAACATTAGAgataatttttgtatcattatttttattttaatttataaatataaaaaatattatagTTTTTTTGCGAGGATTTATaccatagatatatagataaaaaaaattatatatatataaattttaTTAAGTCTGTAGGATATGATTTCTAGGCTGCAACCACTCttcagcaccacaatacttaattcagaatggtttgacacacattttgcctttaacaaatattgggTCCCTCTGCGATTTAGATATTTCAGTACTCCATATTCCTATTTCAATAAAATTGacattaattgtgcagccctaatctaaATTGTGCCAGGAACATGGCACACTGCaactctaaaaaaataaaataaacgcaTACAGTTCTGCTCTTATGTGAGCGATGCAATTCTAAAACCAACCTTACATTTTTATcatgtatattaaaaaaaactttattgaaCTGAGAATTGATTTTTCGTCCAATCATGACCCCAAAAATTAAAACTCCCAAAGATTAGTCATGATTAGTCTAAGTGCTTTTTAGTTTTCTGTTGAGTTGAAATTCAAATCAGTTATTTGTCATTGACATTAGCTTTGtcgctttttatttatttttttgttttcatttgtctGCTTTCATTTCTTCCATCACCTCTAACATGTTGTTTCCCCCCTCCTTGGGATGTGTTGGTGCTCCAGAACCGACAAAACGTATGCTTTCCTTCCAAGGGTTGGCTGAGCTGGCGCACCGGGAGTATCAGTCCGGGGACTTTGAGGCAGCTGAGCGACACTGCATGCAGCTATGGAGACAGGAGCCTGATAACACAGGCGTGCTGCTGCTCCTGTCCTCCATCCACTTCCAGTGCCGAAGACTCGACAGGTGAGGTGTGGGCGAGGGGTTGCTGATTCAACGCACACTGAGCATGTGGCGTGGAAGTAGCACAGAATAATGGGTCATCCGTGACTTTTGGTGCACACAGCGGTTCTGGGGAGTCAAGTGCAACAACTGAGCGGTCTTCTGGAAATCCTGCTCAATTTAATATGGTCTCACTCTGTCCCCTCATGATTCTAACACCGTTTTGGTGGTGGACATACCCTTGCTTTGCAGGTGCCATGGTGAAGGTTTCGGGTCTTGTGAGTTACAGGTTTAAATGTTTAATCTTGTTTACTCTTTTTCTTGCAATGTCAGcagtatactatactataaagTAATTTCAACTTGGTTTCAATTACAATTGTTTTACAATTTCAATTTAGTGTCGTAACTGtcaaataaagcaaaaaaggATTAAGAAAGGAAAATGTGCAGACAAATCTGAAATGATGACTTGATGAGCTTTAATAATTGACcaataatgacagtttggttAGTGATCTTTCATTGTTCATTAGGTAAAAATATTCAAAAGTAGCTAGTAAAGGATGGACACTGTCACCATCAAAGCGAAAAATTGTGCATATTCTTCATCGTATATACACCACTTGTCTGTGCTACCACAGCTTAATTTGGAGTATACTGCCAGCATGATGATTACTTTGCGTTATGGACACTCAAATAATGGATTCTGTAAGAATAGAAGTTGGTGATATGTATGTTTTATATTGTGTCATGTATTAATGTTTTCTACATTTTAAGGATATTCATCTCAATGTGCTATTTAAATATTTACCTCCTATGCCTAAAACATGTTTCTCCTTTTCACCACTTGCACCATGGCATTGCGCCAACACTGCCAGCCACTTCCTTCAGGTTTGTGACCATTTTGTACCCATTCTGGCCCTACAGGTCTGCTCACTTCAGCACCTTGGCCATCAAACAGAACCCAATGTTGGCGGAGGCCTACTCCAACCTGGGGAATGTCTACAAGGAGCGTGGACAACTGCAGGAGGCCATAGAGCATTATCGCCATGCTCTGAGACTGAAACCAGATTTTATTGATGGATACATCAACTTGGCAGCTGCTTTGGTGGCTGCAGGGGACATGGAGGGAGCAGTGCAGGCTTATGTGTCTGCTTTACAGTACAACCCTGTAAGTGACCTGCCATTTGTTGAAATCCTTAGAGTAACACTAGGTTGAAAAGCAGTGTTCAAGTTGAAATGTTAACACTTCAGAAACCGCAAAGACAAGATTTTCAGGGTCTGCTAAGTTACTCTTTAATTTGACAGCAAACTCTATTTGCTTCAAAGGCAAACCTATTTGTAGTCAACATATTGATCTGCAGTTTATTGTAGcagtaaaattaaaatgttttttgtttcttttcccgCCAGGATCTTTATTGTGTGCGTAGTGACTTGGGCAACTTGCTTAAAGCCCTTGGGCGTTTGGAAGAGGCTAAGGTATGTTACAGCGCGTTGGcatttgtatatatgtgtttgtattttcGTTATAGATTTCTTTTgtacttccttttttttttttccatacttttttgttttaagtgtCCTCCCACTAAGGCCATAGATATTGTTCCTTTCCCCCCTCTGACATTTTAAGCCAAATTTAAGTCCTTTCATACAACCCCCTCGGCCAAGTGAAGGCCTGGACATGGTAGCTTGTTCTCTTTTCTCAGAGATGCAGGAAGCTTCTTGCCCCTAACTTTTTAAAGACCTTTTTGAATTGGACTGCAATTAATCAACACCCGTATGAGGCAAcacatttttctgtatttttaaaaataatcatAGTACACAGGTTTTCTGTTGATTACTTTTTAGACGGCTTCATCTATTTTGTTTTTCAGGATAGTTTTTATCACATTTGTCCCCATTCTGTTTCACTTTTAGCCCCAATGTCCTTTTGCTTTACCCCGACCTTTTACCAAAGGTCAGCCCCTTCCCATTCAGGAAGAAAGGctggaattattttttaattgaaacATTTGATCTATATTGTCATTTTTGAACCTCAGCCCATGCATTTTCATATAGATTTTGGAGGGAAAATGCTGGCTCGGTCTTTGAAGAATATATGAACTGATGAGAAGCTAGTTTATTTTTGCAGTGCAAAAGATAAGATGGTTTCTAACCTAACCACTACACTCCATTATTTATCAAGTGTCCAATGACAAGCTTTTGGTCTCCGCTTGCTGCCAGTACAGTTGCTGCCAGTGTGGGTTACACTCCCCTTTGTCATTAAAGACTATATAACGGGGCTCCCAGGGTTGGGTCAAATCTGGAGATATGGAGTAGTCTCAGTGGTTACAGGCCATCTTATTTCGTGCTAGAGGGGGGTAAAGGAGTGGGGAGGAGCATCAGGGAGTCACAAGCTCCCCTGTTCTGTCGCTCCACCCCCCGCGCGCTTGCTAAGGATTGGTGGAGTGTGCACGCTGAGAGCTGCCTTCCTGACCCTATGCCCGTTCAGTGCTGAAGCACACCTCAACCGTGCTTttcatgcacacatgcatgagTTCTTCTTTTTGACTATGGTTGATAATGAAAGTTGTACCCAGCTGGCTGTTTATTCTGATATCCACTGCTGTTGAATAGTGTGTTAAACTGTGTGGGTTTAAGAGAGCTCATTCTCAAGAGCCTTAAAATGGTTCAAGTGTTGTCAGGCAGACAGCTCACAATCTGTACTCCACCACCTGCGCCAGATGCTGGGTTAGAAAGACAGGCCCGCGCAGCAACAGCGATGACTTCTTTATTTCAGAGCTTTCGGAGGCTTCTAGATACCAATAATTGCACCACAGACTTTTCTCCCCACCCATTGGCCAGGATTCAAGAAAGCAGGCCAGGATAAAGAAATCcaagatttgaaaatatttcaTGAAAATGCTAAAAGATCGAAAGAAAATGATTAATTCTTCTTCCCTTTTCCTTCGAATATGTAATACTATTCCCAATGAAATGGGATCAGTTCATTTGGCCAAGATCAAGCCAGTAACTGCCCTCCTGTAGTTTGATATGAAAACTGAATTGATGGACAGCTGGAAACTGTATTACCTAAACCTATATTTTACTGATAAACTGAACATATCAAAGCCTTTCTTCCCTCCCAGTCACCCttaaagcatttttatttttattttctttgaaatGAAACATTCATTGCATGAATGAAGTATAGTCTATGTTGTGATTTTGGAAGAACCTGTTTTATTTCCATATTAAAAAGAATGTATTGTTTAAAGACTTTTACTAACGATcttgttttctgattttgtcTCTTTTGGTTTTTCCACAACTGATATTGTTATTTAGAAGGTTTCAGGTGGGTGACACTATTCCTGCGTAGGTGCCTGGCGGAAAGGAACACTAGGGCAGCCTCagtcctctcctcttcttccagCCAGCTGCGGCCGCCACTCTGACAAAGTCCAAAAATATGGTAACGGGTTTGTAActgacaacaaaagaaaaaccacCTCACTTCATGCTCCTCTGTCTTGTGGCTGCCTTTGaagagcaaaagaaaaaaagtagcaAAACAAATTACAGTAAGCATTTCTGACAATATGCTATACTAATTACCCAATTCTGTATTAAGTAAAAAGAAACTAGGATTTGGAAGCAATAATCGTGAAAATCAAGTAAGAACCCTCTAACTCTtacatgttgtttatttttcctgttttgtttttccttctttaTTTGGAGTTGCAGCGTTCTGATGATGCAGATAATGCGCTGTGAGTCTGCAGTAGCGCAGGGGCTGCGCAGCGATATCCTCCAAGCGGAAAGCGCAAGCATGCGACCCACACCCCCTCACTCCCTCTGGCCTGTTGGTTGCGGACCTCTCCCCACTCACAACCAGCCTCGCTCCCGAATGCCCCTAAATCTCAGACATCATTGGCTTTTGAAAAACCCTTATTTTCTCAAGTAGAGTTAAAGCCTTTTTGCtaattcaaatgaaaaatggcTTATTGTATATTGGCTGTTTATTTCCAAATGCCCCTGTCTTAAAATCCCAGTGTAGCCACGGGTTGACCCCTCAATCCTCCCTTTATTCTGAGATACTTTATGGGTGCTGAGTGTGTGCCAGTCTGGTGTTTCAGGTTTTCTGCCAGGGGTTGTTGGTCTGCAGCTGTCTTACCTGGCCATTCAGCGAGCGCAGCAGCGAAGTAATGACCATTGCCAGGAGCATGGTCACGCGAACAGCATTATATGGAGCATTGTGGTGGTGGCAGTAGACACACACCACACGCTCGCGTTTGTTGCGCACGCATTACAGGGACCATCACTTGCACGAACTGTCAAGCATCCTAGGTTGTAACATATGCCCACATGAAATACATATTCATGCAGATATTtgggattttttatttaatttttttagatCTAATATCCTATGTAGTTCTTTGGGTTATAACTAATCGGTGTGTGAAATTATTAGAGATCAGCAGACTGTACCTGATGTGGGGACCACTACATTTGGTGTGAATGTGGTCATAACTGAAGGATGAGGGCATACGTGTGGGTGTTGGTTGGATCCGCGCAGCGTAGGAAAAAGCAATGCAGCTTAGCGCGGCAGACTTGTGCGCACGCGAGCCCATGCTGCAGACTCACTTTTTGCCGTGATGGAGAATAGTCACTAATTTTGATTTCTctgccctttttgttttttcttacttttattCTCAATCttctatttgtttttattttacaaacccCTGTCCTCCCCTCTACGCACTATACCTCTCCCGTTCTacctcctctcttcctttcctATGGTTTTTCATTTTGAACCCATTGAAGGCTTGTTACCTGAAAGCCATTGAGACTCAGCCCAACTTTGCAGTAGCTTGGAGCAACCTGGGCTGTGTGTTCAATGCCCAAGGAGAGATATGGCTAGCCATACACCATTTTGAAAAGGTCCGTtgcataatcacatttttcaattGTACTACTTTCTGTCTTGGTATATTTTTgttccatgtttttaagcttgggtttacatttttaggcAGTGACTCTGGACCCAAATTTCCTTGACGCATACATCAATTTAGGAAATGTTTTGAAGGAAGCCCGCATCTTTGACCGGTGAGTCCAAATCATGACCTAGCAGACAGTATGATACTCCCTTCATACATTCATGTCTActcttttgtcttttaaaaGCACTGCCCTACCACACCCTATGTGGAATTTCAAATGAGTCAAGAACTTTGTCTAGGCAGGGCAGATTTATTCCACCTTCATAACTGCCATCACAGTCATGGCTGTAACTCCTGAAATggtggttttattttatatacagtgtgcTCCAGTAGTTATAAAATGGTGTAAAATGTGACCAATTTCTCAATTACACTGTTAATGGCTTGTGAGAAgttcttttaaaagaaagtgGACTAACTACAATTTTGAATTTAGCAAAAGATTGATCTTGGGCTTAACTTGTATCCCCATCTTGTTTTATGATTCCAGAGCTGTGGCTGGATACCTAAGAGCCCTGAGTCTTAGCCCCAACCATGCGGTTGTCCATGGAAACCTGGCCTGTGTCTACTACGAGCAAGGCCTCATTGACCTGGCTATCGACACCTACCGTCGTGCTATTGAATTGCAGCCCCACTTCCCCGATGCCTACTGCAATTTGGCAAATGCCCTGAAAGAGAAAGGCAATGTAAGGCAGCATTTTGTGCGTCCCCAGTCAAGACCATCTTAAATGCCAACATTTTGtgtagttgtttggtctcttttAGTCCGTAAGCATTTACTGAATTTAACTTATAAAATGCCAATGTCTTTCCCAGGTGTCTGAAGCAGAAGAGTGCTACAACACAGCCTTGCGTTTGTGTCCAACCCATGCAGACTCTCTTAACAACTTGGCCAACATAAAGCGTGAGCAGGGCAACATTGAGGAGGCCGTCCAGCTCTATAGGAAAGCACTAGAGGTGAGTTTAGGAGTTAACTGATATTTTCTGCTAGGAAAAGGTCTGTTTAACAAGACTGtcatgtagagctgggcaatgtCATGATTGCGGTATATGAGCATGGCATTTCTTGAACTAATCTTCTTGCTGACCCTTTGTTTTTCATCAGGTGTTTCCGGAGTTTGCAGCAGCTCACTCTAACCTTGCGAGTGTCCTGCAGCAACAGGGAAAACTCCAGGAGGCCCTTATGCACTACAAGGAGGCCATCAGGTTTGTAAATGTACACTACAGGGACCTGCTGACTTAGTTTTTATTAGTGTGATATTGTTGTACAATAGTCAAAGCAAAACCTTCAATGCACCTCACAATATTGGTATGAGGCCACAACACTCAGATATTCCATCAGTTGGGGAACATGTAAAATCTCCGTGTTCTGTACAGTTTTACCTTATTTTTTCCTACATGCAGTCTTTTCTAAAGTAAATGGTCATAAATCAACTGACAATAGGcagcttttttaattttaaacaagACATAGTATAGCCTAATTGAGTAATGTTCAATGTTCAAACGGTTTTTCTGTTTGGTTTTTAGAATCAGCCCCACATTTGCTGATGCCTACTCAAACATGGGCAATACACTGAAGGAAATGCAAGATGTACAGGGAGCACTGCAATGCTACACCCGTGCCATCCAGATCAACCCTGCCTTTGCTGATGCTCACAGCAATTTGGCCTCTATCCACAAGGTAGGAATTATTCTTAATTTTTACTTTGGTATTATTCCCTTGTTTGTGGTTATGAATACTGATTGTGTTCAGAATTATGCCACATCACTGTAGGGCTTTACCTAGCCTGGGTTGACCCAACAGCTCTAACAGCAATGACATTGCAATAATTGTCTCTCAATAACACTCAAATTATATTTGTACCTATCTATAAACCTTTGAATTGGTCAATAACCGTGTACTGACTAATGGGTTAATGCTAATTAAAATTATGTATGTAGGTTTCCTGTTTCAGGAAACTGATAATGAACTTTTGACTCGCTAAAGGGATAAATGCAATATTGTAAAAATTAACTGGACTGAATATGTATATCCGTAAACGGCTGTAGGCCGGCTCCTCATCTGGTACAGTGGTTTGAACAGTAGGAACAGCTTCCTGTCTATGTAGGAAGATGGTATGATGCCTGTATGGTATATGTATGGTATCTGAAATAATAATCAGAGTAGAAAACAATAGTGGGTCAATATGACAGTAAAATTAATGTATGTCATATATGTCAAATGAATACAAAACTGTCACATTAGCATCAACTATCTTAATATGCTACACTCACAGATTAGCATCTCacagcgttagcattagcgcgTTAGCATTAGCTTAATAACAGCAATTACTCACAGAAATgtcaacaacaataaaactcTCTAAGTCGTCCTTAGACACAGTAAAGAACATCTAAGTAACTGAAACATGGGTTCTGGTTATTTAACAAACTTGCATGTCCTCATTCACGCATACAATGTTCATTCCTTGGCTTTACCAAGTGgaataatggtgtgttctttttgtccaccgaagtcgatttacgagtcgttttccggagttacgaaccggaagttgcaaaaagaacgcaaccgaggtcgtatatacgactcaagtcgtctgaactcagaggaccccgagttcactttcaaagatggctacgtcgtgcatcacacgtagtaaacattttacaattttaagcacttttgtcattgttgtaaccaaatgaagaagtcgtacacatagcactgtatactgctacctatagacatgtcgctacagtcttatgagttaaataccgcctaattagttattttgtagcttgtgcagctgagaCTGACAGGCTAGAGACGCTCgattgctatatgacaacaatggctttaagccgagtctcgagcagaaagcagagcagcaaaacgtaattttcatgtatcaaactgtgaaatatatttgtgtaatatgtcaataactgggtgaatagaatcctaaatgttacaaaaatccatcttttctccgactcgtagtattgtgtgacacaAAGAACGCCacaacccgcggttattcgttttccgacatggatgtgacgtcacactcaagctactagtcgcgattaaaagacaaaaagaacgcaccataactcACTATGAATCACGGACAGTAGTAAAGGACCCCAGTCCTTACTTAGTTGCCCGGCCTAATGCCTGTCCATTTATCTAACTAATACTGCCACCTAGTGGGAATAGTGGGAATTCAGTACAATTATAAAAGAACCTGTTTTGATTGCTTTGTGGAGTcgcatgcagataacaaacacGTATACATGGATTACCACCGGTTTATGTGCTGtactatatatttgtttttgtaacaTGCATTTTGGTTTTGTATTCTAAACTTTTTCTTGACCTTAGGATTCTGGAAACATCCCAGAGGCCATTGCATCTTACCGCACAGCCTTGAAACTCAAGCCGGACTTCCCTGATGCTTACTGCAATTTGGCACATTGCCTACAGGTTTGTTTATATGGCAATACATCTATTTGTCAAATATTTCCAGTACATACAATAGTTAATTGTTTTGCTTCTGTTGAATTAGAAGTTCATTTTCTAACTTCTCTCATTCCTGTCCGTCTCCCAGATTGTGTGTGACTGGACAGATTATGATGAGCGGATGAAGAAGCTTGTGAGCATTGTGGCTGACCAGCTGGATAAGAACCGCTTGCCTTCAGTGCACCCACACCACAGCATGCTGTATCCACTCTCTCACGGATTCCGCAAAGCCATTGCTGAACGCCACGGAAACCTTTGCCTGGACAAGGTACACGCACTGATCAAAGCAAGTAAACTTTAATtcattttggggggggggggaatggaAAGTGGCTGGTGATGGCAGTCTGCAGGGATATGGGGAAGGTAAGGGATGGGCAAGATACTGgatatatttaactttttagaAAAGAGGTGAAAGGTGGTGGTGAATGTGTTGCTTGCAGGGATGGGGGTATGGTTTAGGTTGGACATGATTTTAGATGAATCTGTGGTTGTTTATGGTTGAGTATACATGTGTAAACCTCTGCATATGAATGCATAATCTGTAGGCAATGTGACACAATTTTATCAGAAGTATTGTGGTTTTCTTCTATAGTACATTTGCAGTCCAAGTAATATTGACAAATCACATTTGAGCGGGCTTTGGTTGCATGCAGGTAAACAGTCTGTGTGGAGAGTAACAGAGGCGTACGATGGAACCCCAATAACTATTGGCTTGGCTGCCCCCCCAGAGGCTAAAACGTTCTGAGACTGATTGCCAATGGGttctctgcagtgtgtgtaaCTATCCTGGCTACCCTGCTGTAGCTGTATTCTTACACACTATTGCTAATTCCACAGATCAATGCACTGCACAAACCTGCTTTTGAGCATCCAAAGGATCTGAAGGCCAGCGGTGGACGTCTGCGTGTTGGCTACGTCAGCTCTGACTTTGGCAACCATCCTACTTCCCATCTGATGCAGTCCATTCCTGGAATGCACAATCCTGAGAAATTTGAGGTAGGTGATCTTTCAATTCTAAAATTTACAAACTTGACCTAACAAGTGTAAATAATGCATATTACTAATGTATGGTCTTGGCCAGTAAATGATACAAGGGTTGACTGTAATAGtctgaaattgtgttttatacttatttatctattttctCCCAGGTTTTCTGCTATGCGCTGAGCCCTGATGATAGTACCAACTTCCGTGTGAAAGTGGTAGCAGAGGCTCATCATTTCACAGACCTATCACAGGTAACTGTTCTGCCCTAGAGTTGCTTCTTCATCACTATTTATCTATTTAGTGTGTTTAGAGTGTCTGTTAACCTTACGGATGTACATTTTAGCTGGCTGGTCTTCACAAAACCATTTTCATTGAAACGGTCTGGTACCTCTCTCTTTCAGATTCCTTGCAATGGCAAGGCAGCTGATCGTATTCATCAGGATGGAGTCCACATTCTGGTCAACATGAACGGATACACCAAGGGAGCCCGAAATGAGCTGTTTGCCCTCCGCCCTGCCCCCATTCAGGTGAGGGCTGCATGTGATTTGTGATGTTTCTGACACAGATTTGTATCTCTGGGTAAACGTCACCTGTGCAAATAAGTAATTGCATCTTCACAGTTGTATTAATCCGATCTTTGATCTCAACAGACTATGTGGCTGGGTTACCCTGGAACCAGTGGGGCTCCCTTCATGGACTACATAATCTCTGACAAGGAGACATCCCCTTTGGAAGTAGCTGAGCAGTATTCTGAAAAACTGGCTTACATGCCCCATACTTTCTTTATCGGAGACCACGCCAACATGTTCCCTCACCTCAAGGTTTGTCCATCCTCACATTCTTGctatttgtttctgtgtgtcttgtTTTACAAAACTAAATCAACAGGAAACACTATAAAGTATAATCGGGGTGTGtgtaacatttttcttttgatcCACAGAAAAAGGCGGTGATTGATTTCAAATCTAATGGACATATCTTTGACAACCGCATCGTGCTTAATGGTATTGATCTGAAGGCCTACTTGGACAGTCTGCCAGATGTGAAAGTGATAAAGGTGAGTTAAGAGAATTTCCgaaccaaattattgtttttagtGTATTATTGACAAACCAGTGAATTGAGTGCAAATGGTGAACTATAGTTTAAGTTTTGGACCTCCTAGATGGCATTATTTTAGTATTTGTTTAGGTTATATTGTTCAGCTGAACAGAACAAGAAATCACTTTTTGTCCTTAACCTTGGCCAATATCTGCAGATTCAGAAAAGATTTTCGTGTTTTTAAACTCATTAATATATGTAATTTGGCATTGAACCATAGAGTATTCAAGCTGAAACTGTTCTCTATGACCAGATGAAGTGTGACAACAACCAGGAAGCTGCTGGGGACACAAATGGAGCTCTGTCCATGCCCGTAATCCCCATGAACACAGCAGCCGAAGCCATCATCAACATGATCAACCAAGGCCAAATCCAGGTCACAATCAATGGCTTCACTGTCAGCAATGGCCTGGCCACCACACAGGTATGTCAAACTTGGCCCCACTTGTCCATGTAAATGAGGGTATGTCATAATGGGTACAAAACATCTACAAATGCAGAAACCGGCAAGGGCAGCCATTTACTTTAGCTTGCTGCTTTTCCAGATCTTTACAGCAAAAGAGGTTGTTGTCTCTGAGACTGGGTCCTTACAGGTATGATGTCTTTATGAAAGTAAGGTGGAAGCACAGAGCTGTTGGTGAGGGAAAATGGTGGCACTATGGATTGGCtggctgtaaaataaatgatactGTCTTGGCCTCCCAAACAACATGTTATCACCAGTAAGCTCAATGCCATCCAAGCCATCAAACGGTCGAGACCTGTCACACTTAAGAACTCTTCAGGATGAAAGTGTTGAGGCCACTCCACCTCTTAAGCAATACGGTTTTGTCCACCATCTTAGATCAACAACAAAGCTGCCACTGGGGAAGAGGTGCCACGCACAATCGTTGTGACAACCCGCTCCCAGTATGGTCTCCCAGAGGACTCCATTGTCTACTGCAACTTTAACCAGCTCTACAAGATTGACCCCCCTACTCTTCAGATGTGGGCTAATGTAAGTTGGATAGACGTGGTTATGTAATTGCTTGGAATGTTCCCTTTTGTGTggaaaatctgctttaaaactACCCTGTCCCTGCAGATCCTAAAGCGTGTGCCCAACAGCGTTCTGTGGCTTCTTCGCTTCCCTGCTGTCGGCGAGCCCAACATCCAGCAGTATGCCCAGAACATGGGTGTACCTGGCTCTCGCATCATCTTTTCTCCTGTGGCCCCCAAGGAGGAGCATGTGAGAAGGGGCCAGCTGGCTGATGTGTGCCTCGACACACCTCTGTGCAATGGTCACACAACAGGCATGGATGTTCTCTGGGCTGGAA is a window encoding:
- the ogt.1 gene encoding UDP-N-acetylglucosamine--peptide N-acetylglucosaminyltransferase 110 kDa subunit isoform X3 — its product is MATSVGNVADSTGLAELAHREYQSGDFEAAERHCMQLWRQEPDNTGVLLLLSSIHFQCRRLDRSAHFSTLAIKQNPMLAEAYSNLGNVYKERGQLQEAIEHYRHALRLKPDFIDGYINLAAALVAAGDMEGAVQAYVSALQYNPDLYCVRSDLGNLLKALGRLEEAKACYLKAIETQPNFAVAWSNLGCVFNAQGEIWLAIHHFEKAVTLDPNFLDAYINLGNVLKEARIFDRAVAGYLRALSLSPNHAVVHGNLACVYYEQGLIDLAIDTYRRAIELQPHFPDAYCNLANALKEKGNVSEAEECYNTALRLCPTHADSLNNLANIKREQGNIEEAVQLYRKALEVFPEFAAAHSNLASVLQQQGKLQEALMHYKEAIRISPTFADAYSNMGNTLKEMQDVQGALQCYTRAIQINPAFADAHSNLASIHKDSGNIPEAIASYRTALKLKPDFPDAYCNLAHCLQIVCDWTDYDERMKKLVSIVADQLDKNRLPSVHPHHSMLYPLSHGFRKAIAERHGNLCLDKVHALIKINALHKPAFEHPKDLKASGGRLRVGYVSSDFGNHPTSHLMQSIPGMHNPEKFEVFCYALSPDDSTNFRVKVVAEAHHFTDLSQIPCNGKAADRIHQDGVHILVNMNGYTKGARNELFALRPAPIQTMWLGYPGTSGAPFMDYIISDKETSPLEVAEQYSEKLAYMPHTFFIGDHANMFPHLKKKAVIDFKSNGHIFDNRIVLNGIDLKAYLDSLPDVKVIKMKCDNNQEAAGDTNGALSMPVIPMNTAAEAIINMINQGQIQVTINGFTVSNGLATTQINNKAATGEEVPRTIVVTTRSQYGLPEDSIVYCNFNQLYKIDPPTLQMWANILKRVPNSVLWLLRFPAVGEPNIQQYAQNMGVPGSRIIFSPVAPKEEHVRRGQLADVCLDTPLCNGHTTGMDVLWAGTPMVTMPGETLASRVAASQLNCLGCPELIAQSRQDYEDIAVKLGSDMEYLKMVRACVWKQRICSPLFNTKQYTIDLERLYLQMWEHYSNGKKPEPLVKIHSVETSESA
- the ogt.1 gene encoding UDP-N-acetylglucosamine--peptide N-acetylglucosaminyltransferase 110 kDa subunit isoform X4, whose protein sequence is MATSVGNVADSTGLAELAHREYQSGDFEAAERHCMQLWRQEPDNTGVLLLLSSIHFQCRRLDRSAHFSTLAIKQNPMLAEAYSNLGNVYKERGQLQEAIEHYRHALRLKPDFIDGYINLAAALVAAGDMEGAVQAYVSALQYNPDLYCVRSDLGNLLKALGRLEEAKACYLKAIETQPNFAVAWSNLGCVFNAQGEIWLAIHHFEKAVTLDPNFLDAYINLGNVLKEARIFDRAVAGYLRALSLSPNHAVVHGNLACVYYEQGLIDLAIDTYRRAIELQPHFPDAYCNLANALKEKGNVSEAEECYNTALRLCPTHADSLNNLANIKREQGNIEEAVQLYRKALEVFPEFAAAHSNLASVLQQQGKLQEALMHYKEAIRISPTFADAYSNMGNTLKEMQDVQGALQCYTRAIQINPAFADAHSNLASIHKDSGNIPEAIASYRTALKLKPDFPDAYCNLAHCLQIVCDWTDYDERMKKLVSIVADQLDKNRLPSVHPHHSMLYPLSHGFRKAIAERHGNLCLDKINALHKPAFEHPKDLKASGGRLRVGYVSSDFGNHPTSHLMQSIPGMHNPEKFEVFCYALSPDDSTNFRVKVVAEAHHFTDLSQIPCNGKAADRIHQDGVHILVNMNGYTKGARNELFALRPAPIQTMWLGYPGTSGAPFMDYIISDKETSPLEVAEQYSEKLAYMPHTFFIGDHANMFPHLKKKAVIDFKSNGHIFDNRIVLNGIDLKAYLDSLPDVKVIKMKCDNNQEAAGDTNGALSMPVIPMNTAAEAIINMINQGQIQVTINGFTVSNGLATTQINNKAATGEEVPRTIVVTTRSQYGLPEDSIVYCNFNQLYKIDPPTLQMWANILKRVPNSVLWLLRFPAVGEPNIQQYAQNMGVPGSRIIFSPVAPKEEHVRRGQLADVCLDTPLCNGHTTGMDVLWAGTPMVTMPGETLASRVAASQLNCLGCPELIAQSRQDYEDIAVKLGSDMEYLKMVRACVWKQRICSPLFNTKQYTIDLERLYLQMWEHYSNGKKPEPLVKIHSVETSESA